Proteins encoded within one genomic window of Methanosarcina barkeri str. Wiesmoor:
- a CDS encoding DapH/DapD/GlmU-related protein encodes MFLKIPFKILRLATAYVRIRVKNIILKLKLVFGKNVFIGSNVVIDPGYHWLISIGNNSAITNGVTILSHDGSLSRHTGYTKIGKVSIGSNTFIGVKSIILPGVSIGNNVIIGAGSVVTKDIPDNSVAIGNPAVVVGSIKDYINKHKRMIRTSEVYECQSLLKDNIRDFKGEIGYVKTNFENHEDL; translated from the coding sequence ATGTTTTTAAAAATTCCTTTTAAGATATTACGTTTAGCAACTGCTTATGTAAGGATAAGGGTAAAAAATATTATTCTCAAATTGAAACTTGTTTTTGGAAAAAATGTGTTCATAGGAAGTAATGTTGTTATAGATCCTGGATACCATTGGTTAATTTCTATTGGTAATAATTCTGCTATTACTAACGGTGTGACTATACTATCTCATGATGGCAGTCTTAGCAGACATACTGGGTATACAAAAATAGGGAAAGTATCGATTGGTTCTAATACTTTTATCGGTGTCAAAAGTATCATTTTACCAGGCGTCAGTATAGGTAATAATGTTATTATTGGGGCGGGGAGTGTTGTTACAAAAGACATACCAGACAATTCAGTTGCTATAGGGAATCCAGCAGTAGTAGTGGGGTCTATTAAGGATTATATTAATAAACATAAAAGAATGATAAGAACATCTGAAGTCTATGAATGTCAATCCTTACTAAAAGATAATATCAGAGATTTTAAGGGAGAGATTGGCTACGTTAAGACAAATTTTGAAAATCATGAGGACCTATAA
- a CDS encoding flippase encodes MFFINKLINARQYILSYRSNKTIRDVQWSFLSLVTSSLAHLLLRMVLGKELGPKGLGTYTLVFTIYIFGMQFAAFGFGAALTNSVAKYKNNISKTKDYISSGVIGSIVSGSIMGIILYSSSEFISVNFFHIPEMVTLLKITTVCFPFIAIQKVTLGTLNGFRKMDHFAAINILQNTFVFLVSIFFVFFLNMGITGAVIGFVVPTVMIGVLSLLYIRRSFSLPSRIVLVNILREITWFGFYVVLGNSINMINTQIGSLLIGRFMSETDVGYYATAVIIIQGMTLIPSAINTVATPAIATHHEKKEHSKIKKLVKNTMIKIFLIEIIFLILLTVFGKYIILILFSEEFIPAYTPMLILSIGYLIYAPWMSVGSIFASIGKVNLSFKLNGLCAILNTTLNFLLIPKFGLIGAASSTTFSLIFTFILNLCFIIKYINIK; translated from the coding sequence ATGTTTTTCATTAATAAACTAATAAATGCAAGGCAATATATTCTAAGTTACAGATCCAATAAAACAATAAGAGATGTACAGTGGTCATTTTTAAGCCTTGTAACATCATCTCTTGCTCATCTTTTATTAAGAATGGTACTTGGTAAAGAATTAGGTCCAAAAGGGCTTGGGACCTATACATTGGTATTTACAATTTATATTTTTGGAATGCAGTTCGCCGCTTTTGGCTTTGGAGCGGCGTTGACAAACTCTGTTGCAAAATATAAAAATAATATATCTAAAACAAAAGATTATATTTCTTCTGGTGTTATAGGTTCTATAGTTAGTGGCTCAATAATGGGCATAATATTATACTCATCTTCTGAGTTTATATCTGTAAATTTTTTTCATATTCCTGAAATGGTAACATTGTTAAAAATAACAACAGTCTGTTTCCCATTTATAGCAATTCAAAAAGTCACATTAGGTACATTGAATGGATTCAGAAAGATGGATCATTTTGCAGCGATAAATATTCTCCAAAACACATTCGTCTTTCTAGTATCAATTTTCTTTGTGTTTTTCTTGAATATGGGAATTACAGGAGCAGTAATTGGTTTTGTAGTTCCTACAGTGATGATAGGAGTTTTATCTCTGTTATATATCAGAAGATCATTTTCTTTGCCTTCCAGAATAGTATTAGTTAACATCTTGAGAGAAATTACATGGTTCGGATTTTATGTGGTGCTTGGAAATTCCATTAACATGATTAACACACAAATTGGCAGTTTACTTATAGGTCGTTTCATGAGTGAAACCGATGTAGGGTACTATGCTACAGCAGTAATTATAATACAAGGTATGACATTAATTCCAAGCGCCATCAACACAGTAGCAACACCAGCAATAGCTACACATCATGAGAAAAAAGAGCACTCAAAAATCAAAAAATTAGTTAAAAATACAATGATAAAAATTTTTTTGATTGAAATAATATTTTTAATTTTATTAACTGTGTTTGGAAAATATATCATTCTCATACTATTCTCAGAAGAATTTATACCGGCATATACACCGATGTTAATATTATCCATTGGATACCTGATATATGCACCATGGATGTCTGTTGGCTCAATATTTGCAAGCATTGGAAAAGTAAATTTATCGTTTAAACTTAATGGCCTTTGTGCTATACTAAACACAACATTAAACTTTTTATTGATTCCAAAGTTTGGACTAATAGGCGCTGCAAGCTCTACAACTTTCTCGTTAATATTTACTTTTATACTAAACTTATGTTTTATAATAAAATATATAAATATAAAATAA
- the wecB gene encoding non-hydrolyzing UDP-N-acetylglucosamine 2-epimerase, which produces MRIASIVGVRPQFVKASVVSRELRKKNEEILIHTGQHYDYQMNKLFFEELNIPEPEYHLDIGSGSHGYQTGEMLKKIEEVLIKEKPDLVLTYGDTNSTLAGALAASKLHIKTAHVESGLRSFDKAMPEEINRIVTDHCSDILFCPTENAVENLKNEGITKNVYLTGDVMVDSLLYNRKIAEDKSTILNDLGLQSKGYLVATIHRASNTDNEENLKNIVNAFSELKETIVFPLHPRTDKFLKKYGLYDRLKSSVILIEPLGFFEFIKLMNNAKMILTDSGGVQKEAYVLKVPCITLRENTEWIETVNDEWNVLVGTNKEKIVKMVKEFRPFLEKHRDRFGNGDASKNILLIIDCLKKQEVNL; this is translated from the coding sequence ATGAGAATTGCAAGTATTGTTGGAGTCAGACCTCAATTTGTTAAAGCTTCTGTAGTTTCAAGAGAATTAAGAAAAAAGAATGAAGAAATTCTGATTCATACGGGGCAGCACTATGATTATCAGATGAATAAACTTTTTTTTGAGGAGCTTAACATTCCCGAGCCTGAATATCATCTTGATATTGGTTCTGGATCTCACGGATATCAAACAGGTGAGATGCTAAAGAAGATCGAAGAAGTTTTAATCAAAGAAAAGCCTGATCTCGTCCTTACCTACGGTGATACCAATTCAACACTTGCAGGAGCTCTTGCCGCATCAAAGCTACATATCAAAACTGCGCATGTTGAGTCTGGTCTCCGAAGCTTCGATAAGGCGATGCCAGAAGAGATCAATAGAATCGTAACAGACCACTGCTCTGATATATTATTTTGCCCAACAGAAAATGCGGTTGAAAATTTAAAAAACGAAGGCATAACAAAAAATGTTTATTTAACCGGAGATGTGATGGTTGATTCTCTATTGTATAACAGGAAGATTGCAGAAGATAAATCTACTATTCTAAATGATTTAGGCCTACAAAGCAAAGGGTACCTTGTGGCCACAATTCATAGAGCCAGCAATACAGATAATGAAGAAAATTTGAAAAATATTGTAAATGCTTTTTCCGAATTAAAGGAAACTATTGTATTTCCATTACATCCCAGGACGGATAAATTTTTGAAAAAATATGGACTCTATGATAGATTGAAATCATCTGTTATTTTAATAGAGCCTTTGGGTTTTTTTGAGTTCATAAAGCTGATGAATAATGCAAAGATGATACTTACCGATTCAGGTGGTGTGCAAAAAGAGGCTTATGTACTCAAAGTTCCTTGCATCACATTGAGGGAGAACACTGAATGGATTGAAACTGTCAACGATGAATGGAACGTTCTTGTTGGAACTAACAAGGAAAAGATTGTCAAAATGGTAAAGGAATTTCGACCTTTTTTAGAGAAACATAGAGATAGATTCGGGAATGGAGATGCAAGTAAGAATATCTTATTAATTATTGATTGTCTCAAAAAACAAGAGGTCAATTTATGA
- a CDS encoding glycosyltransferase family 4 protein, which translates to MDDVSFSYLFRSKGGAKMIRVFMCGPISSSGGVSTHTKYITKCLSKLGVKVTLYNFISENKYLFKSISLDKFYRRTIGLFYTSVSHRKEYDVLHVQASGGIFSFISSITASIVSKITNKKLVVTFHHSKTEEFVKKYKSLFNFVLRNTNVMVLVSNKQKDFISKMFPKDSHKLIVIPNGYDSTLFFPRDANECRKVLNIPINKKVVFNVSNLVEIKGHRYLIEAIGDIVKKRSDIYCIIGGRGYLKEELEQQIRESKLENYVKLVGWIRDEDVPIYINASDLFVLPSLGEGNPIVMFEAIGCGRQFIGTKVGGIPEVITSEDYGLLVEPGNSQALAEKIESALYNNEKNKKNIKNVEQYRWDNVAEQTKQIYCKLEL; encoded by the coding sequence TTGGATGATGTTAGCTTTAGCTACTTATTTAGAAGTAAAGGAGGAGCAAAAATGATTCGAGTGTTTATGTGTGGTCCAATATCATCATCAGGAGGAGTCTCAACACACACAAAGTATATAACGAAATGTTTATCTAAATTAGGAGTAAAGGTTACTCTCTATAACTTCATTTCAGAAAATAAATATTTATTTAAAAGTATATCTTTAGATAAATTTTATCGACGCACGATTGGTCTCTTTTATACTTCAGTTAGTCACAGAAAAGAATATGATGTACTTCATGTTCAAGCTTCTGGAGGTATCTTCAGTTTCATTTCCTCTATAACAGCATCTATTGTGTCAAAGATTACAAACAAAAAGTTAGTTGTAACCTTTCATCACTCAAAGACGGAAGAATTTGTAAAAAAATATAAATCTTTGTTTAATTTTGTACTAAGAAATACTAATGTTATGGTTTTAGTTTCAAATAAACAAAAGGACTTCATTTCTAAAATGTTCCCAAAAGATTCCCATAAATTAATTGTGATTCCAAACGGCTATGATTCAACTTTATTTTTTCCTCGTGATGCTAATGAGTGTAGAAAAGTTTTAAACATACCTATAAATAAAAAAGTAGTATTTAATGTTTCGAATTTAGTTGAAATAAAAGGTCATAGATATCTTATAGAAGCAATAGGTGATATTGTTAAGAAGAGATCGGATATTTATTGTATTATTGGAGGAAGAGGTTATTTAAAAGAAGAGTTAGAACAGCAAATAAGAGAGTCTAAACTAGAGAACTATGTAAAACTAGTTGGCTGGATCCGAGACGAAGATGTTCCTATTTATATAAACGCTAGTGATTTATTTGTCCTTCCTAGTTTGGGTGAAGGAAATCCTATTGTCATGTTTGAAGCAATAGGTTGTGGAAGACAATTTATTGGAACGAAAGTAGGTGGTATCCCAGAGGTTATAACGTCTGAAGATTATGGCCTTTTGGTTGAGCCTGGTAATTCGCAAGCACTAGCTGAGAAAATAGAAAGTGCTCTATATAATAACGAAAAAAATAAAAAAAATATCAAAAATGTAGAGCAGTATCGGTGGGACAATGTTGCAGAACAAACAAAACAAATTTATTGCAAATTAGAATTGTGA
- a CDS encoding IS1-like element ISMba2 family transposase (programmed frameshift), protein MNCPRCNSSTHKKNGIVFGRQRYKCHDCGYNYTVEVKSTASSPSVKRQALQLYLEGLGFRSIGRFLGVSHISIQKWIKKFGQELEDLKSENEISIVEMDEMHTYIGNKKNISGSGLLLIELGKKFINCSFGSRGTETGQLIWEKLKQKEIGEVMTDHWRAYAEFLPENIHTQSKAETYTVEGYNGILRHFLARLRRKTKCYTKSIEMLKYSVLLLMKHRNKEIAIIS, encoded by the exons ATGAACTGCCCAAGGTGTAATAGTTCCACTCACAAAAAAAATGGTATAGTTTTTGGACGTCAACGCTACAAATGCCATGATTGTGGATATAACTATACCGTAGAGGTAAAATCAACTGCTAGCTCCCCTTCTGTTAAGAGACAGGCTTTGCAACTCTATCTTGAAGGGTTAGGATTTCGCTCAATAGGACGATTTTTAGGAGTAAGTCATATTTCTATCCAAAAATGGATAAAGAAATTTGGTCAGGAGTTGGAGGACCTAAAAAGCGAAAATGAGATATCTATTGTTGAAATGGATGAGATGCACACTTACATCGGTAACA AAAAAAATATTTCTGGATCTGGATTGCTGTTGATAGAGTTAGGAAAAAAATTCATCAACTGCTCTTTTGGCAGCAGAGGAACGGAAACTGGACAACTAATATGGGAAAAATTAAAGCAAAAAGAGATTGGAGAAGTGATGACAGATCACTGGAGAGCATATGCAGAGTTTCTTCCAGAAAATATTCATACTCAATCCAAAGCCGAAACATATACAGTTGAAGGATATAACGGCATATTGAGGCACTTTCTGGCAAGGTTGAGACGAAAGACAAAATGTTATACGAAGAGTATTGAAATGCTAAAGTACTCTGTTCTTCTATTGATGAAACATAGAAATAAAGAGATAGCTATAATTAGTTAA